From a single Plasmodium yoelii strain 17X genome assembly, chromosome: 9 genomic region:
- a CDS encoding fam-d protein — protein MKIMNIILSFFILVISGNVKSASFQDGNNANRTIAYISLAKPTAIFAHDKQEHIHYLDLINSVLNEQSKNTIYEFEGGNYHWIITNFDIYIDNSNMLLKRFFFENKIEALKIGTRHFISYIKERIKFLISRYIYKYDFEKNYATDLINLAEDLKPPTSNRFIYEFINNLIRFKKMPPDIKLKEMSNEVSELLLQNSAMMIQGHCIKIMKYKNPIYLKKDFSFYFNIDLSKYKPNVIYNFEFPKFDISELFPKSEISELCPKSEISELDPKSEMFELNPNLNFLN, from the coding sequence atgaaaataatgaatattatattatcatttttcatattagTGATTTCTGGAAATGTTAAAAGTGCAAGTTTTCAAGATGGAAATAATGCCAATCGCACAATTGCATATATTTCGCTAGCTAAACCAACTGCAATATTCGCACATGATAAACAAGaacatattcattatttagaTTTAATTAATAGTGTTTTAAATGAACAatcaaaaaatacaatatatgAATTTGAAGGTGGCAATTATCATTGGATTATAACAAactttgatatatatatagataattCTAATATGCTTTTGAAacgatttttttttgaaaacaaAATTGAAGCATTAAAAATAGGAACAAGACATTTTATATCTTATATAAAGGAAAggattaaatttttaatttcacgatatatatataaatatgattttgaaaaaaattatgctACCGATTTAATAAACTTAGCTGAAGATTTAAAACCTCCGACATCTAATAGATTTATCTACGAATTTATAAACAACCTTATAAGATTCAAAAAAATGCCACCAGATATAAAGCTTAAAGAAATGTCAAATGAAGTTTCTGAACTGCTTTTACAAAATTCAGCTATGATGATTCAAGGTCattgtattaaaataatgaaatataaaaacccgatttatttaaaaaaagattttagtttttattttaatatagatttaagtaaatataaaccaaatgttatttataattttgaatttcCGAAATTTGACATTTCAGAATTATTTCCCAAATCTGAAATTTCTGAATTATGTCCAAAATCTGAAATTTCTGAATTAGACCCTAAATCTGAAATGTTTGAACTAAACCCTAATCtgaattttttgaattag